The proteins below come from a single Methanomassiliicoccales archaeon genomic window:
- a CDS encoding HVO_0476 family zinc finger protein: MAIPNSLYLNCPNCGEKRLHEVLRGRIGKGGDVLETTVKCQECAHVHTTVVREPKSVKVPIIVSELGQSKRFEFEFGEDEMVSVDDELFVEDANVVITSIEKEGARVSQATAGEISTIWGKRFDKVRVKISVNKTSKTLAAEIFALPDEEFYVGDTFTVGKDDVVIHYIKTKEGMVRSGGVPARDIVRIYTKRMRATYK, encoded by the coding sequence ATGGCCATACCGAACTCACTCTATCTGAACTGCCCCAACTGCGGCGAGAAGCGACTGCACGAGGTCCTGCGCGGCCGCATAGGCAAGGGAGGGGACGTGCTCGAGACCACCGTCAAATGCCAAGAATGCGCGCACGTGCACACCACGGTGGTGCGAGAGCCCAAGAGCGTCAAAGTGCCCATCATCGTCAGCGAACTCGGCCAGTCGAAGCGCTTCGAGTTCGAGTTCGGGGAGGACGAGATGGTGTCTGTGGACGACGAGCTGTTCGTGGAGGACGCCAACGTCGTCATCACCTCCATCGAGAAGGAGGGCGCAAGGGTGAGCCAAGCGACCGCAGGAGAGATATCCACCATCTGGGGCAAGCGCTTCGACAAGGTGCGCGTGAAGATATCCGTCAACAAGACCTCCAAGACGCTGGCGGCGGAGATCTTCGCCCTGCCGGACGAGGAGTTCTATGTCGGCGACACCTTCACCGTAGGCAAGGACGACGTGGTCATCCACTACATCAAGACCAAAGAGGGCATGGTGCGCAGCGGCGGCGTGCCTGCGAGGGACATAGTCCGCATCTACACCAAGCGCATGCGCGCCACCTACAAGTGA
- a CDS encoding MBL fold metallo-hydrolase, whose protein sequence is MTLPQVRVLCEGFIRRDGKAILEAHGSSTLVLCDPHRLVVDTSSPAYRDRVLAALVREGIDPEQVDLLVNTHDHHDHTGNNQLFRMAKPLTLGRGEKERSICPGVKQVATPGHTHSSVSVFVESEVRYAIVGDAIPTRDNYEKWLPPGINCDPDLALRSMRSIVDFADVIVPGHGPPFRVDR, encoded by the coding sequence GTGACCTTGCCCCAGGTGCGCGTGCTGTGCGAAGGCTTCATCCGCCGGGACGGAAAGGCGATATTGGAGGCGCACGGGTCCTCCACCCTCGTTCTGTGCGATCCACATAGACTGGTTGTGGACACATCTAGCCCAGCCTATCGCGATCGCGTTCTGGCGGCCTTGGTCAGGGAGGGCATAGACCCGGAGCAGGTGGACCTCCTGGTCAACACCCACGACCATCACGACCATACAGGGAACAACCAGCTGTTCCGGATGGCCAAGCCCTTGACGCTCGGACGAGGGGAGAAGGAGAGAAGCATCTGTCCAGGCGTGAAGCAGGTCGCCACCCCCGGCCACACCCATTCCAGTGTGAGCGTCTTCGTCGAGTCAGAGGTGCGCTATGCGATCGTAGGGGATGCCATTCCTACCCGGGACAACTACGAGAAATGGCTGCCTCCAGGCATCAATTGCGACCCTGACCTGGCCCTCCGGAGCATGCGTTCCATCGTCGACTTTGCGGACGTCATCGTGCCGGGGCACGGCCCTCCCTTCCGCGTGGACCGATAA
- a CDS encoding rhomboid family intramembrane serine protease yields the protein MDIFSLAAIAAIVIAVALAGLKRFGMTQLLILGCMAVFTLEIVAPRGTIIEELSFQPIFLTNGQSLYTVFTSMFVHADVFHIFGNMLFLLLVGVPLEDRVGKRKFAGIFFIAGVAAVLVESLVRWDTPTLILGASGAISGVMGAMLLLYPKDRIPMFVGPIFLPSVAVWIAVGTWFGLQVFYLAFYGTASGTAYGAHLGGFLAGMVLGQLLPAGEKREKVREVNLAPLEALATTPQLRNALDKAKGEQEREVRDAWLDYFAKHAKCPQCGSAYAFKGSKLKCQNGHEVNLK from the coding sequence TTGGACATCTTCTCCTTGGCGGCCATAGCGGCGATCGTCATCGCAGTCGCTCTGGCCGGTCTAAAGCGCTTCGGCATGACCCAGCTGCTTATCCTGGGCTGCATGGCGGTCTTCACCCTGGAGATCGTCGCGCCGCGAGGCACGATCATCGAAGAGCTGAGCTTCCAGCCGATCTTCTTGACCAACGGCCAATCGCTCTACACGGTGTTCACGAGCATGTTCGTGCACGCGGACGTGTTCCACATCTTCGGCAACATGCTCTTCCTCCTTCTGGTGGGCGTGCCACTGGAAGACCGGGTCGGCAAGCGCAAGTTCGCGGGCATCTTCTTCATCGCGGGGGTGGCAGCTGTGCTGGTCGAGTCCCTGGTCCGCTGGGACACCCCCACTCTCATCCTAGGTGCCTCCGGCGCCATTTCCGGCGTCATGGGCGCCATGCTTCTGCTCTATCCCAAGGACCGCATTCCCATGTTCGTCGGTCCTATTTTCCTTCCAAGCGTGGCGGTCTGGATCGCCGTTGGTACCTGGTTCGGTCTGCAGGTCTTCTACCTGGCATTCTACGGCACCGCCTCCGGTACGGCCTACGGCGCGCATCTGGGCGGCTTCCTGGCCGGCATGGTGTTAGGGCAGCTTCTGCCCGCCGGTGAGAAACGGGAGAAGGTCAGGGAGGTGAACCTGGCGCCACTGGAGGCACTAGCCACCACGCCCCAGTTGAGGAACGCCCTGGACAAGGCGAAAGGAGAGCAGGAAAGGGAGGTGCGCGATGCCTGGCTCGACTATTTCGCCAAACATGCCAAATGCCCGCAATGCGGTTCCGCCTACGCCTTCAAAGGCTCGAAGCTCAAATGCCAGAACGGGCACGAGGTGAACCTCAAGTGA
- a CDS encoding methyltransferase — protein sequence MKYDPRIRIQECERVYPPREDTFLLLDCVSEVEGKRVLEMGCGTGIIALHCALAGAEVTAVDINPYAVSCAKENAERNGLEVEVIHSDLFLDVEGRFDLIVFNPPYLPGDDKGDIERSWAGGEEGIQVLERFLTEAPEHLAKGGEMLVLLSDTMREAPLTCILSQYRRERLASRNLFFEELWVERLRLP from the coding sequence ATGAAATATGATCCTCGGATCCGAATCCAAGAGTGCGAGCGAGTCTATCCTCCGCGCGAGGACACATTTCTACTATTGGATTGCGTGAGCGAGGTCGAGGGGAAGAGGGTCCTGGAGATGGGTTGCGGCACCGGCATCATCGCCCTGCATTGCGCCCTGGCAGGCGCAGAGGTAACGGCGGTTGACATCAACCCCTATGCAGTCTCCTGCGCCAAGGAGAATGCCGAGCGAAACGGCCTGGAAGTGGAGGTGATCCATTCAGACCTTTTCTTGGACGTGGAAGGACGTTTCGACCTCATCGTCTTCAATCCCCCCTACCTGCCTGGCGATGACAAAGGGGACATCGAACGGTCCTGGGCCGGGGGAGAAGAAGGGATCCAGGTCCTGGAGCGCTTCCTGACCGAGGCGCCGGAGCATCTGGCCAAGGGAGGCGAGATGCTGGTGCTGCTCTCCGACACCATGCGCGAAGCGCCGCTCACCTGCATCCTTTCCCAATACCGGAGGGAGAGGTTGGCCTCGAGGAATCTGTTCTTCGAGGAGCTTTGGGTCGAGAGACTGCGCCTTCCTTAG
- the gatE gene encoding Glu-tRNA(Gln) amidotransferase subunit GatE translates to MTEPLTCGIEIHQQLDTKKLFCSCETELVEEEGRTILRRLRPTQSELGEVDRAALAQAERKMRFRYQAPRKAACLVEADEEPPHDADAQAVDVTLTVAALLHAKVADEVHFMRKIVIDGSNTSGFQRTALVAVDGQMQVGEKKIKIQSICLEEDAARKVEAKGQEVTYRLDRLGIPLIEIATGPDMHTPEEVKEVAARLGSILRATKRVKRGIGTIREDLNISIPGGARVEVKGVQELRMLPLFVQKEVERQRNLLAVKDELLKRGTKSAVIKVIDLTPILIESKSKVLSSSIAKGGKVLGAAMPGFAGLMKSPDGKLRLGAEMAQYARAKGVMGIFHSDELPGYGVTPAEVQKVREALSLPEGESFALCADEPERAEAALKAAVDRANLALAGVPEETRDPLPDGSTTYSRPLPGASRMYPETDVRPIVVSEEKMRSIASSLPEMPEQTILRFVSRYGVHEQQARQIVRDGYETLFEELASKHDMASVAARTLLSTMPELEHEGQDTSKLDEARLLEAFLCLKEGSFAKEAMPDVLRQMAQGKRAREAVESLGIHKVGSGEAEDAIAAIVKERESFVREKGLAAAGPLMGVVMERLKGKVDGKTASDLLKKEIAKLLS, encoded by the coding sequence ATGACTGAGCCGCTCACCTGCGGCATCGAGATCCACCAGCAGCTGGACACCAAGAAGCTCTTCTGCTCTTGCGAGACTGAGCTAGTGGAGGAGGAAGGCAGGACGATCTTGCGCCGCCTCCGGCCCACGCAGAGCGAGCTGGGGGAGGTGGACCGGGCCGCCCTGGCGCAAGCGGAAAGGAAGATGAGGTTCCGCTATCAAGCTCCGAGAAAGGCAGCCTGTCTGGTGGAGGCGGACGAGGAGCCTCCCCACGACGCCGACGCGCAGGCGGTGGATGTCACTTTGACAGTGGCGGCGCTTCTCCACGCTAAAGTGGCGGACGAAGTGCACTTCATGCGCAAGATCGTCATCGATGGCTCCAACACCAGTGGCTTCCAGCGCACCGCCCTGGTGGCGGTGGACGGACAGATGCAGGTCGGGGAGAAGAAGATAAAGATCCAGAGCATCTGCCTGGAGGAGGATGCGGCTCGAAAGGTGGAGGCCAAGGGGCAGGAGGTGACCTACCGTCTGGACCGGTTAGGCATACCTCTCATAGAGATCGCCACCGGACCGGACATGCACACCCCCGAGGAGGTGAAGGAGGTGGCCGCCAGGCTCGGCTCCATTCTTCGGGCTACGAAGCGCGTCAAGCGAGGCATCGGGACCATCCGGGAGGATTTGAACATCTCCATCCCGGGAGGCGCAAGGGTCGAGGTCAAGGGAGTGCAGGAGCTGCGCATGCTTCCGCTCTTCGTGCAGAAGGAAGTGGAGCGACAGCGCAACCTGTTGGCGGTGAAGGACGAGCTGTTGAAACGGGGAACGAAGTCAGCCGTCATCAAGGTCATCGACCTCACTCCCATTCTCATTGAATCCAAATCCAAAGTGCTATCCTCGTCCATCGCCAAAGGAGGGAAGGTGCTGGGCGCGGCCATGCCTGGATTCGCAGGGTTGATGAAGAGCCCGGACGGCAAGCTCAGGCTGGGCGCGGAGATGGCGCAGTACGCTCGGGCAAAAGGGGTCATGGGCATATTCCATTCGGACGAGCTGCCGGGATACGGCGTCACTCCTGCGGAAGTGCAGAAGGTGCGGGAGGCGCTCTCTCTGCCCGAAGGTGAGTCCTTCGCCCTGTGCGCGGACGAGCCGGAGAGGGCAGAGGCGGCTTTGAAGGCGGCGGTGGACCGGGCGAACCTGGCGTTGGCGGGGGTGCCGGAGGAGACCCGGGACCCATTGCCCGATGGCTCCACGACCTACAGCCGTCCATTGCCTGGTGCCAGTCGAATGTATCCGGAGACGGACGTCAGACCGATCGTGGTATCGGAGGAGAAGATGAGGTCCATCGCCTCCAGCCTTCCGGAGATGCCGGAGCAGACCATCCTTCGCTTCGTCTCCAGGTACGGGGTGCACGAGCAGCAGGCGCGTCAGATAGTGCGCGATGGCTACGAGACGCTGTTCGAAGAGCTGGCATCGAAGCACGATATGGCCTCGGTGGCGGCCCGCACCCTCCTGAGCACCATGCCGGAGCTGGAGCACGAAGGTCAGGACACGAGCAAGCTGGACGAAGCCCGCCTTCTGGAAGCGTTCCTGTGCCTGAAAGAAGGCAGCTTCGCCAAGGAAGCCATGCCCGATGTGCTTCGCCAGATGGCCCAAGGGAAAAGGGCCAGAGAGGCAGTGGAATCGCTGGGCATTCATAAGGTGGGCTCGGGAGAAGCCGAGGACGCCATAGCGGCCATCGTCAAGGAGCGCGAATCATTCGTGCGCGAGAAGGGACTGGCGGCGGCCGGGCCGCTCATGGGCGTGGTCATGGAGCGGCTCAAAGGAAAAGTGGACGGGAAGACCGCCAGCGATCTGCTGAAGAAGGAGATTGCCAAGCTGCTGAGCTAA
- the gatD gene encoding Glu-tRNA(Gln) amidotransferase subunit GatD, translated as MNYSTRVAEELSRARAKEGDMVQVRSKGGERTGVLMPHHEFSDPDVLVLKLKSGYNIGVRLEEGASVEVVSKGEKKERHPRHQRSSEGARKIAVIGTGGTIASYVDYRTGAVHPALSAEDLMATVPEISDLCQIDAKVLFSIFSENMRVEHWQRIAEATADRLSSGDEGCIVPHGTDTMGYTSAALSFMLDELPRSVVLVGAQRSSDRPSSDAYSNLLAATRFCLEADAAEVFVLMHAGISDTSASVHRGTRVRKMHTSRRDAFQSINSSPVAKVEFEKGIEILSSIKPKSSSKVSLRTAMEEKVSLIQFYPGMSTRSFGSLAKDDRGIVIAGTGLGHVSADLIKEIRKAIAGGTTVVMCSQCLHGRVNLNVYDTGRDLLAAGVIPGEDMLPETAYIKLMWALANTSSEKELRSTMITDLRGELSQRREIDD; from the coding sequence ATGAACTATTCCACCCGAGTGGCTGAAGAGCTCTCCCGCGCCCGAGCGAAAGAGGGCGATATGGTCCAGGTCAGAAGCAAGGGCGGAGAGCGCACCGGCGTGCTCATGCCCCATCACGAGTTCTCTGACCCCGACGTCCTGGTGCTTAAGCTAAAGAGCGGCTACAACATCGGCGTCCGCCTTGAGGAAGGGGCATCCGTCGAGGTCGTGAGCAAAGGGGAGAAGAAGGAACGTCACCCTCGTCATCAGCGTTCTAGTGAGGGAGCAAGGAAGATAGCGGTCATCGGGACCGGGGGCACGATCGCTTCCTACGTGGACTACCGTACCGGGGCGGTGCACCCTGCCCTGAGCGCCGAGGACCTGATGGCCACGGTGCCCGAGATATCGGACCTGTGCCAGATAGACGCCAAGGTATTGTTCTCGATCTTCAGCGAGAACATGCGCGTGGAGCATTGGCAAAGGATAGCGGAAGCGACGGCGGACCGCCTGAGCTCCGGGGACGAGGGCTGCATCGTGCCTCATGGAACGGATACCATGGGCTATACCTCGGCCGCGCTATCGTTCATGCTGGACGAGCTGCCACGTTCGGTCGTATTGGTAGGCGCGCAGCGCTCCTCCGATCGGCCTTCTTCGGATGCCTACAGCAATCTCCTCGCGGCCACCAGGTTCTGCCTGGAGGCGGACGCCGCCGAGGTCTTCGTTCTCATGCACGCGGGCATCTCCGACACCTCCGCCTCGGTGCACCGGGGCACGAGGGTGCGCAAGATGCACACTTCCAGGCGGGATGCGTTCCAGAGCATCAATTCCTCTCCCGTGGCGAAGGTGGAGTTCGAGAAGGGCATCGAGATCCTCTCGTCTATCAAGCCCAAGAGCTCGTCCAAGGTGAGCCTGCGCACCGCCATGGAAGAGAAGGTATCGCTGATCCAGTTCTACCCGGGCATGTCCACCCGTTCCTTCGGATCCTTGGCCAAGGACGACCGAGGCATAGTCATCGCCGGCACCGGGCTCGGACACGTCTCCGCCGACCTGATCAAGGAGATCAGGAAGGCGATCGCCGGCGGCACCACGGTGGTCATGTGCTCCCAATGTCTGCATGGACGGGTCAACCTCAACGTCTACGACACCGGGCGCGATCTTCTTGCCGCCGGAGTGATACCGGGCGAGGACATGCTGCCCGAGACCGCCTACATTAAGCTCATGTGGGCATTGGCGAACACTTCCAGCGAAAAGGAGCTACGCAGCACGATGATCACGGATCTACGAGGAGAGCTCAGCCAAAGGAGGGAGATCGATGACTGA